A single region of the Chrysoperla carnea chromosome 5, inChrCarn1.1, whole genome shotgun sequence genome encodes:
- the LOC123301267 gene encoding zinc transporter 2-like — protein MECYCDIHLQNDDEYLLDDKNTQPLLQNFEINVDKQCSICKYRLPSETIHTKPNGPKIWSNENGFTNHTEINTIIPKYTTNHRPFTPNSSRDSGDSTFLLNEIDISSPDDYKEYHCHHTPKERSQKWVFRRLLLTSILCFVFMIAELVGGYIADSLALMVDSAHMLIDVLGCFMALSAIFIGKKKPTKKYSFGYYRAELIGALISVLFIWGLTGIFVFCAIKRVITNEYEIQSLTMLIVSIIGLIVNIFQVIILHGLCSTTNDTSHTHIEHGHGHSHNINLRAAMLHVIGDFCQSIGIVVAAIIIMFYPHLQIVDPICTFIFSIIVLFTTRTVFQDTLNALMEGFPLTLNHDQIFASLIRIPDVKHIHNLQAWTLTMGVHNLAVHLAVDKSADKEAILKTATVLLRTEYNIHHSTIQVETYNELVMLNCQNCRVPDD, from the exons atggaatGCTATTGTgatatacatttacaaaatgatgatGAATATTTATTGGATGATAAGAATACTCAACCATTATTACagaatttcgaaataaatgttGATAAACAATGTTCGATATGTAAATATCGTTTACCATCTGAAACAATTCATACAAAACCGAATGGTCCGAAAATATGGTCAAATGAAAATGGCTTCACAAATCATACAgaaattaatacaattataccaaaatatacaacaaatcATAGACCATTTACACCAAATTCATCACGAGATAGTGGTGATTCCACGTTTTTactaaat gaaatagATATTTCATCTCCGGACGATTACAAAGAGTATCATTGTCATCATACACCTAAAGAAAGATCACAAAAATGGGTGTTCAGGCGGTTATTATTAACTTCAATTTTATGCTTTGTATTTATG aTAGCAGAATTAGTAGGTGGCTATATTGCTGACAGTTTAGCATTAATGGTGGATTCTGCACATATGTTAATAGACGTACTTGGATGTTTTATGGCATTATCAGCCATATTTATTGGTAAAAAGAAACCtaccaaaaaatattcatttggaTATTATCGTGCAG AATTAATTGGTGCGttaattagtgttttatttatttggggTTTAACtggtatttttgtattttgcgcAATTAAAAGAGTTATTACCAATGAATATGAAATACAAAGTCTAACAATGCTTATTGTATCAATAATTGGTCTTATTGTTAACATATt TCAAGTAATTATACTTCATGGATTATGTAGCACAACAAACGACACTTCGCATACTCATATAGAACATGGACATGGACATTcgcataatataaatttaagagCTGCAATGTTACATGTAATTGGAGATTTTTGTCAAAGTATTGGAATTGTTGTTGCTGcaataattataatgttttat ccTCATTTACAAATTGTCGATCCAATTtgtacatttatattttcaataatagttttatttacaaCGCGCACAGTATTTCAAGATACATTAAACGCATTAATGGAAGGTTTTCCATTAACATTAAATCATGACCAAATATTTGCATCATTAATTCGAATACCTGATGTTaaacatatacataatttaCAAGCTTGGACATTAACTATGGGTGTGCATAATTTAGCTGTACATTTAGCTGTTG aTAAATCAGCAGATAAAGAAGCCATTTTAAAGACAGCAACAGTATTGTTAAGGACTGAATATAACATTCATCATTCAACCATACAAGTTGAAACATACAATGAACTTGTTATGTTAAACTGCCAGAATTGTCGCGTACCAGACGATTAA